One region of Halomicrobium sp. LC1Hm genomic DNA includes:
- a CDS encoding glycosyltransferase, which produces MGDVLMLVTNEDASFYRQQVDALEELGLNCDTVAVPKSEGGTRRLRHYARFYGATLRKSLSEYDVVHANYGLTAPAALAQRRRPVVLSLWGSDLLGAYGRLSTWCANRCDEVIVMSDGMATELDRDAHVIPHGVDMERFSPTAQASARDELGWDQNARIVLFPYDPERPIKDFPRARAVVDEAASRLDGHVALRTVSGVDHGEIPRYMNATDVLLLTSRREGSPNTVKEALACDCPVVSTDVGDVANYVEALDYSGVCADDDELVERLVATLRAAPVSEGREQVTALGLPEMARNIASVYRRAGAQGVTVDG; this is translated from the coding sequence ATGGGTGACGTGCTCATGCTGGTGACCAACGAAGACGCGTCGTTCTACAGACAACAGGTCGACGCCCTCGAAGAGCTGGGGCTGAACTGTGATACGGTGGCAGTCCCCAAGAGCGAGGGCGGAACCCGGCGGTTGCGCCACTACGCGCGCTTCTACGGGGCGACGCTGCGCAAGTCGCTGTCGGAGTACGACGTCGTCCACGCCAACTACGGGCTGACAGCGCCGGCCGCCCTCGCCCAGCGGCGTCGCCCGGTCGTCCTCTCGCTGTGGGGGTCGGACCTGCTGGGGGCCTACGGACGGCTGTCGACGTGGTGTGCAAACCGGTGTGACGAAGTGATCGTCATGTCCGACGGGATGGCAACCGAACTCGACCGAGACGCCCACGTCATTCCCCACGGCGTCGACATGGAACGGTTCAGCCCCACCGCACAGGCGAGCGCCCGCGACGAACTCGGCTGGGATCAGAACGCCCGGATCGTCCTGTTTCCCTACGACCCCGAGCGCCCGATCAAGGACTTCCCACGGGCCCGCGCGGTCGTCGACGAGGCGGCGTCGCGCCTCGATGGACACGTCGCGCTCCGAACGGTGAGCGGCGTCGACCACGGAGAGATACCACGATACATGAACGCGACAGACGTGCTGCTCCTGACCTCTCGACGCGAGGGGTCACCGAACACGGTGAAAGAAGCACTGGCCTGTGACTGCCCCGTCGTCTCGACCGACGTGGGTGACGTGGCCAACTACGTCGAGGCCCTCGACTACTCGGGGGTCTGTGCCGACGACGACGAACTCGTCGAGCGACTCGTCGCGACGCTCCGGGCCGCACCGGTCTCGGAGGGCCGCGAGCAGGTCACAGCACTGGGATTGCCGGAGATGGCCCGCAACATCGCGTCGGTGTATCGACGAGCCGGCGCACAGGGGGTGACCGTCGATGGCTAG